The following proteins are encoded in a genomic region of Geotrypetes seraphini unplaced genomic scaffold, aGeoSer1.1, whole genome shotgun sequence:
- the LOC117352505 gene encoding protein MANBAL-like — MAAAGADLGFSPPEIPEPTFLENLLHYGLFLGAIFQLICILAIIFPFPKSSDTDASQSEQKNPEAVRKQKAVPPQISKKLKKETKKKR; from the exons ATGGCGGCGGCGGGAGCTGACCTGGGCTTTTCACCCCCTGAAATTCCAGAGCCCACGTTCCTGGAGAACCTGCTCCACTATGGACTCTTCTTGGGAGCCATCTTCCAGCTTATATGCATCTTGGCAATAATTTTCCCATTCCCCAAATCAAGTGATACG GATGCCAGCCAAAGTGAGCAGAAAAATCCGGAAGCGGTCCGGAAGCAGAAGGCTGTGCCGCCCCAAATCAGCAAGAAACTTAAGAAGGAAACCAAGAAGAAACGATAA